AATAGGGGATATAGATATTACCTATGATGAATATTTTAAGATACTTGAAGGAAAAACAGCTGTACTTTTTGGAAGTTGCTGTTATGTAGGTGCTTCCCTTGGAGGAGGAACAAAAGAGCAAAAAGAGAGTGCATACAGATACGGTCTTAATATAGGTCTTGCTTTTCAGTTGATAGACGATTATCTGGACTATGCAGGAACAGAGGAAAAATTAGGAAAACCGGTTTGTAATGACCTTAGAGAAGGTAAGATAACATATCCTCTTCTTTCTGTTATGGATAAACTAACTCCTGAAGAGAAAAAATTTGTCAAAAAAGTAATAAGGGATATAAATCCTAAAAAAGAAGATTTAAACGAGGTAAAAGAAATAGTTTTTTCTAAAGGAGGTATGACGAATACCATAGAAAAAGCAAAACAACTAATAGATAATGCTATAGATGAGCTTGAAAACTTCCCTCATAATGAGTATCTTGAAAAACTGAGGGAACTCGCAAAATTTATTGTTGAGAGGGAGTTTTGATGAGAAGAACTGTTCTTAAGTCAAAAATCCACAGAATTACAATAACAGGTGCAGATCTACATTATGAAGGATCTTTAACCCTTGATGAAGTAGTTATGGAAGCTGCTAATCTTGTTCCTTTTGAAAGGGTAGAGGTATTTAACATTAATAATGGAAATAGGTTCTCGACCTATGTTATTCCAGGTGCAAGGTACAGTGGGGAGTGTATTCTTAACGGAGCTGCTGCAAGACTTGGACATGCAGGAGACCTTATCATAATAGTGTCTTATGCAGATTTAGATGACTCAGAACTTAAAGAGTTCAAAGTGAATCTTGTTTATATGGATGAGGATAACAACATAAAAGAGCATAAAGTTGCAGGAGTTTTTTCCGAAGAAGCTAAAGAGATAGCATTGAGGAATAAAAATCTTATAAAGGATTAGAGATGATTAAAAATAGCCGGTATTATCTCTTATTAGGGGTAATACTGGCTCTTATGACTTTCTCATGTAGCTCAAAAAAACCCCAAACCAAAGCTTACATAATCAAAAAAAAGGATAAAGCATATATTATTATCAAAAAAGGTGAGGAAAAAACTGTAATAAAAGTTGATGGTATCTACATTAGTGAAAAAGATCTGCCTGAGCTTGGAGAAGAAGATGAAAGAATCCTTTTTGAAGAATCCATAAAAACAGGAATAAGGATACCAAACAAAAAAGATGTCAGGAAATATCTTTACCTTTACGGTATAAGAAACAAAAACTGGACAGAAAAAGCTCTCAACAGAGCAAACTTTTATCTTCCAATGATAAAAACAGTTTTCAAAAAGTACGGTATACCTGAGGAGCTTGCCTATCTTCCAGCAATAGAAAGTGCATTTGATCCTTATGCAACATCTCCTTCCGGGGCGGCTGGACTGTGGCAGTTTGTCAGAATAACAGGAAAAAGGTTTGGTCTAAAAATAAACAGTAAAGTTGATGAAAGGAGAGATCCTTACAAATCAACAGTTGCAGCAGCAAAATACCTACGATATCTTTACAGAATGTTTGGAAGATGGGATCTGGTTCTTGCAGCTTATAACTGTGGAGAAGGATGTGTACAGAGAAAAATGAGAAATTCCAGCAGCGATTTCTGGGATATAAAACACAGACTACCATCTCAGACTAGGGAGTATGTTCCTAAATTTTTTGCGATGGTTCTCATAGCAAAAAATCCTCAAAAATACGGCATAAGAATACACAGAGCAAATATTTATTACGTCAAAACAGAAAAGAACCGTAAAGTGAAATCCTTAAGAAAACTCAGCAGAGAGCTTGGGGTGGATTATGGACTCCTTAGAAAATACAATGCCCATTTCAGAAAGGGGATTGCCTATCCCGGATACAATCTAAATGTACCTTACAGGTATGTAGCTAAGAAAAAACCAAAAATCAAAAAAGTAAGCTACAAATTTAAATACCATTATGTTAAAAAAGGAGAAACACTCTACAGAATATCCAGAAAATACGGCGTACCGGTTGAAGAAATTATCAAATTGAATAAAATAAGAGACAACCTGATAAAACCGGGAATGGTTTTAAAAATACCTGAAAAAGAGGTATCTCTGAATAAATGATAAAAAGAAGAAAAACAAGACCTGTATATGTTGGAAATGTAAAGATAGGAGATGATGCCCCCATTATTGTTCAGTCTATGACAGATACGAAAACACATGATATAGAA
This window of the Persephonella hydrogeniphila genome carries:
- a CDS encoding polyprenyl synthetase family protein → MMVEKAVLNKIEEELSRYMDSYVEFILKVGDYILSSGGKRLRPVLVLTFARLLRGKNEEKDYPLAVAMEYLHTASLLHDDVVDGADTRRGKPSANRVFGNDTVVLTGDYMYANALYLFSIYGDIDMIRNVSDSVKKMSEGQLLELKKIGDIDITYDEYFKILEGKTAVLFGSCCYVGASLGGGTKEQKESAYRYGLNIGLAFQLIDDYLDYAGTEEKLGKPVCNDLREGKITYPLLSVMDKLTPEEKKFVKKVIRDINPKKEDLNEVKEIVFSKGGMTNTIEKAKQLIDNAIDELENFPHNEYLEKLRELAKFIVEREF
- the panD gene encoding aspartate 1-decarboxylase, with amino-acid sequence MRRTVLKSKIHRITITGADLHYEGSLTLDEVVMEAANLVPFERVEVFNINNGNRFSTYVIPGARYSGECILNGAAARLGHAGDLIIIVSYADLDDSELKEFKVNLVYMDEDNNIKEHKVAGVFSEEAKEIALRNKNLIKD
- a CDS encoding lytic transglycosylase domain-containing protein, which translates into the protein MIKNSRYYLLLGVILALMTFSCSSKKPQTKAYIIKKKDKAYIIIKKGEEKTVIKVDGIYISEKDLPELGEEDERILFEESIKTGIRIPNKKDVRKYLYLYGIRNKNWTEKALNRANFYLPMIKTVFKKYGIPEELAYLPAIESAFDPYATSPSGAAGLWQFVRITGKRFGLKINSKVDERRDPYKSTVAAAKYLRYLYRMFGRWDLVLAAYNCGEGCVQRKMRNSSSDFWDIKHRLPSQTREYVPKFFAMVLIAKNPQKYGIRIHRANIYYVKTEKNRKVKSLRKLSRELGVDYGLLRKYNAHFRKGIAYPGYNLNVPYRYVAKKKPKIKKVSYKFKYHYVKKGETLYRISRKYGVPVEEIIKLNKIRDNLIKPGMVLKIPEKEVSLNK